The segment TGCTCGACTTCGTCGGGGAGCAGGGCGCGGAGGCGGCCGGGCTGGCGATGACCCGGCGGGCCGGCAGCTACTACGTGATCGGGTACGGCGGGTCGGTGAACATCCCGACCATCGACCTGATCTCCACCGAGCGCAACATCGTCGGGAACCTGGTCGGCTCGTACACCGACCTGGACGAGCTGATGACGCTCGCCGCGCAGGGCAAGGTCACCCTGCACACCAAGCAGTACCAGCTCAGCGCCGTGAACGAGGCGATCGACGACCTGGAGACCGGCCGTCTCGCCGGCCGCGGAATTCTCGTCCCATAAGGGGGAGCGATGTATCAGAACTACTTCGTCGTGGACGCGCACACCCACTTCTGGGACGGCAGCCCGGCCAACCAGATCAACCGGTACGGCGAGGGCTTCATCAAGTGCTTCTACGACTACCACGCGAACCTGTCGCCGGACGAGTACAAGTGGAGCCTCGAGGACTTCGAGCGCTACAGCGAGGAGCGGATGATCCGCGACCTCTTCGAGAACGGGTACGACGACGTCGCGATCCTCCAGTCGACATACCTGACCGACTGGTACGTCAACGGCTTCAACACCACCGAGCAGAACGGCGCGCTGGCCGAACGCCACCCCGGCCGGTTCATCGTCAACGGCCGGTGGGATCCGCGGGACGGCGAGGCCGGTCTGGAGAAGCTGGAGCAGCTCCACGAACGCTGGCAGCTGCGCGGGGTGAAGCTCTACACCGCCGAGTGGAAGGGCGACTCCAAGGGCTGGAAGCTCTCCGACCCGTGGGCGTACCGGTATCTGGAGAAGTGCCAGGAGCTGGGTATCCGCAACATCCACGTGCACAAGGGCCCGACTGTCTACCCGATGAACCGGGACGCCTTCGACGTGGCCGATGTGGACGACGCCGCCACCGCGTTCCCCTCACTGCGGTTCATCGTCGAGCACGTCGGCCTGCCCCGGCTGGAGGACTTCTGCTGGATCGCGACGCAGGAACCCAACGTGTACGGCGGACTCGCGGTCGCCATGCCGTTCATCCACAGCCGGCCACGCTACTTCGCGCAGATCATCGGCGAGCTGCTGTACTGGCTCGACGAGAACCGGATCCTGTTCGGCAGCGACTACGCGATCTGGCAGCCGAAGTGGCTGATCGAGAAGTTCGTGGACTTCCAGATCCCGGAGGACATGCAGGGCGAGTACGGGACGCTGACCCCGACGATCAAGAAGAAGATCCTCGGGATCAACGCGGCGCGGCTCTACGACATCAAGGTGCCGGGCGAGTTCGACGTCCCCGACGAGCCGGTGGACACCGGTCCGGCGGTCGGCTCCGGGCCGGTCCCGGAAACGGCCGCGCGATGAGCCCGGCCGCGGCGGCGGCCTGGGCAGCGCTCGGCCGGGTCCGCGATCCCGAACTGGACCAGCCGATCACCGACCTCGGCTTCGTCGCGAGCCTGCGCGTCGAGCCCGGCCGCATCCGGGCCGAACTGCAACTGCCGACGTATTTCTGCGCGCCGAACTTCGCGTGGCTGATGGTCGCCGACGCGCACGACGAACTGGCGTCGCTCGGCGGCGGGCGGGTGGAGGTGGTGCTGCTCGACCACTTCGCCGCCGAGGAGATCAACGCGGCCGTGACCGGTTTTGACAGGACCGGATTCGAGACCGACGGCGCCGATCCGGCCCTGGACGACCTGCGCGCGACGTTCGACCGCAAGGCGCACACCGCCGCCCAGGAACGTCTGGCCAGGACACTCGCGCCGCTGGTGGGGGAGCGGCTGCCGGAGGTCACCCTCGAGGAGGCGGCCCGCCTGGCGCCGGACGCGACCGCCGCGGTGGTCCGGCGCCGCGCGCGGCTCGGCCTGAGCAGCGATTCCGCCCTCTGTGACGAGCGGGGCGCGCGGATCCCGGCGGACCGGCTGCCCGGGTGGTTGCGCTTCGCCCGGACGGTACGGGTGAGCGTCGACGGCAATGCCACGCTCTGCCGGGGGTTGCTGGAGACGAGGTACGGCTTGGCGCGGGACGGGACGACGCCGGCCGGGACGACGCCGTCCGGGCCGGCGCGACCGGTTACGGGCTCAGCCGTTGAGCCGCCCGGTGCGGGCCGCCTTTACGGCCTCAGCCGTTGAGCCGCCCGGTGCGGGCCGCGTTGTCGAGGGCGACGGCGCGGCTCGCCCGGACGGCGCCGAGGCGGACCACCCGCTCGACGGCCCACCGGTCGGACCGCATCCGGGCGGTGGGCATCGACACGGCGACCGCGCCGACGAACCGGCCGGCCGCGTCGTTGACCGGCGCGGCCATGCAGCTCAGCTCCGGCTGGAACTCGTTCACCTCGACGGCGAGGCCGGTGCCGCGGACCTGCCGGAGCTGGCGGTGCAGCAGTTCCCGGTCGGTGACGGTGGCCGGGGTGATCTCCGGTGTGCCGGTCCGGTCCAGCACCGCCTCCCGGTCGTCCGGCTCCAGGGTGGCGAGCATCAGCTTGCCGAACGCGGTGGCGTGCGGGGCCTCGTGGAAGCCGACGCCGAGGGTCCGGATGCGCGGATGTTCCGGGCACTCGTCGACGTGCGCGACGATCATCTCGGCGTTGCGCAGGGCGGCGTAGTAGGCGGCGGCGTGCGCCTGCCGGTGCACCACCGCGGCGACCCGGCACACCTCGGGCGGCGCGGCGATCTGCCGGTGCAGCGCCCGGGCCAGGTCGTCGACCCGGTGGCCCAGCGCGTACGCCCGCTCCTCGGCCAGATGGACCAGATAGCCGCCGGTGACCAGCGTGGTGAGCAGGTGATAGGTGGTCGGCAGGGTGAGTCCGAGCGCGCGGGCGACGTCCTTGGCGGCGACCGGGCCGCCCGCCGCGGCGACGTGGTCGAGGACGCGCATCGCCCGCTCGACGGATTGCAGCAATCCGGCCCCTTTGCCGCTCATGTGCCCAGACTGCGTGCCGGACCATGATGAAGGAACCCGGCCGACCAATGATGCGAAAGGTTGCGAAGATGATCTTCATAACCGCGAAGTTCCTGATCAAGCCCGAGCATGCCGACGACTGGCCGCGCATCGCCGGCCCGTTCACCGAGGCGACCCGCGCCGAACCGGGCTGCCTCTGGTTCGACTGGTCCCGCAGCCTCGACGACCCGCGCGAGTACGTGCTGGTCGAGGCGTTCCGCGACGGTGACGCCGGCGGCGCGCACGTCGGCTCGGCGCACTTCAAGCAGGCCCAGCAGGATCTGCCGCAGTACCTCTCGGCCACCCCGAAGATCGTCAGTCAGAGTATCGACCAGGACGACTGGTCGGAGCTGGGCGAGCTGCGGGTCGGGTGACGGGTGCCGCGGGCGGGCACGGGACCTGCCCGCCCGCGGCACGGCTTCAGGAGATCGCGGCGGCCACCGCCGGATACCACTTGTTCGCGATCTTCGCGTTGCCGGCGTCGTTCGGGTGCACCCCGTCGTATGTGTCGGTCGCGGTGTTGAACCCGGTCCACTGGTCGACCACGGTGATCGGCGAGGCGGCCGTGCTCAGCGACGCCGCCCAGCCCGGAATCGCTGCGTTCAGGTTGACCACCCGCTGCCCGCAGTCACCGCAGGTCGACGGTTCGAGCGGGATGATCTGCGCAACGATGATCTTCATGTTCGGGTTGGACGCGCGCATCTGCTCGACCAGCCTGGTGTACGCCGCCAGGATCGTCGCCGTCGACAGGTTGCTCCACGCGTCGTTGGTGCCGAAGTGCATCAGCACGACGTCCGGGTCGGTCGCCGACAGCCAGCCGACCAGCTGGTTCTGGTTGGCCACGTTCGTCACCAGGAAGCCGCCGTGCCCCTCGTTCTCGCCGTCGTAGGCGAAACCGCAGCCCTGTCCCGGCAGCGTGCCCACGAAGTCGACCTCGGCGGCCGGCAGCTTCTGCCAGAGCAGCGCCCGCCAGCAGCCCGGCGAACCGGTGATCGAGTCACCGAGCGCCATGATCTTGGTGGGTCCGTCCCCGGGCGGCGTCGACGGCGACGGTGAGGTGGACGGTGAGATGGACGGTGAGGGCGAAGGCGAGGAGGGCGCCGGCGAGGAGGGGACCACGCCTCCCGTGCAGGCGACGCCGTTGAGGGCGAACGACGACGGCACCGGATTCGACCCCGTCCACGACCCGTTGAAGCCGAACGAAGCCTTCCCGCCGCTGCCCAGGGACCCGTTCCAGCCGGCGTTGCGGACCGTGACCGACGACCCGGACTGCGTGACCGACCCGTTCCACAGCTGGGAGATCGACTGCCCCGCGGTGAACGTGAACACCAGCGACCATGCGGTGACCGGATCGCCGAGGTTGGTCACTTCGACGTTCGCGCCGAAGCCGCCGGGCCACTGGGACGACACGGTGTACTTCACCGCGCAGCCGGCCGCCGCGTCCGCCCTGGTAGCGGTGGCGACCGCGCCGGTCACGAGGAGAGCGCTGGCGGCGCCGAGGGCGGCCAGTCTTCGTCGATGCATGGGATGCCTCCAGAGGCGTTCTTGACGAGCGTGCGGGAACGGCGCACGCTGGGAGCGCTCCCATTAACGCACATCGATGTGAGGTTGGAGAATGGCCAGCAGAGGACGAATAGCCCGGGTGCTCGCGGCCGGCGCACTGACGGCGGCGCCGGCCGGGGCCGCGCCGCCTCCACCGCCGCTGACCGACGGCAAACAGCGCGAGACGCTGGACCGTGGACTGATCAGCGTCCGCTCCGGCAGCGGCAACCTGGTCAGCTGGCGCCTGCTGGCGACCGACCCGGCTACGGTCACGTTCAACCTCTACCGCGGCACGACCCGGATCGTCACCGGCGCCTCGCTGACCAACCACCTCGACGCGGGCGCCGCGGCGGGCCAGGCGTACACCGTACGCCCGGTGATCGGCGGCGTCGAGCAGGCCGGCACCACCTCCGGCACCGGCCAGGTGATCGGCAACGCGAGCGCCGACCACCGCAACTCCAGCGGCTACGTCCTGAACGGACCGGAGTACCTGACCGTCTTAAACGGGCAGACCGGCGCGGTCCGGGCCACCGTCGACTACGTCCCGCCGCGAGGCACGGTCAGCAGCTGGGGCGACTCGTACGGTCACGGCGACGCCCTGCACGTCGGCGTGCACTCCAACAACGGCACGAAGGCCACGCCGTCGCTCTCCGGCGACCTGCTCGGCGACTGGCGTGAGGAGGTGATCTGGCCGACCACCGACAACACCCGCCTGCGCATCTACAGCACGCCGTCCACCACCGGCCTGCGGGCGATCACCCTGCTCCACGACATCCAGAACCGCACCGCGCTGGCCTGGCAGAACACCGCCTACAACCAGCCGCCGCACCCCAGCTTCGCGATCGGCTGACTCTTCGGGGAGGCGTAAGCGGCCCGGGATCCGGGAGGCCGAGGTTGGGGAACGGGACTCGGCTTCGGCGGGCACCGGGACAGCGCGGAGGCGGAGGTGGGAACGGGTTCCGGCTCCGCGCGCCCGGCCGGGGGCGGATGGTGGGTCATCGCTCCCGGAGCAGGCCCACACCGCCCAGGTCACGGATGGAGGCGTCCAAGACCTGGGCGGTGTGGGCCAGGGCGATGGTGCCGCCCCGGCGGCGTACCGCGGCGGCGACCTGCATCAGGCAGCCGGGGTTCGCGGTGACCAGCAGCTCCGCGCCGGTGTCGAGGACCTTCTGGGCCTTGCGGTCGCCGAGCTCGGCGGCCGGGACCGGGTTGAGCACGTTCCAGACGCCGGCCGATCCGCAGCAGATCTCCGGCTCGGCGATCGGCCGCACGACGAGCTCCGGGATCCCGGCCAGCAGGGCTCGCGGCTGGGCGCGGACGCCCTGCGCGTGCCCGAGGTGGCACGCGTCGTGGTAGGCGACGGTCACCGGCAGCGGGTGCCGCTTCGCCACCGGGCCCAGCTCCACCAGCAGCTCGGCCAGGTCACGCACCCGCGCGGTGAAGTCGGCGGCCCTCGCCGCATATGCCGGGTCGTCGACGAGGAGCTCGTCGTACTCCTTCAGCGACGAACCGCAGCCGGCCGCGTTCACCACGAAGTAATCCATCCCGGTCGACTCGAACGTGTCGATCAGTTTCCGGGCGAACCGCTGCGCCTCCGCCCGGCGCCCGTTGTGCACGCTCAGCGCCCCGCAACACCCCTGTCCGGGCGGGATCAGCACCTCGCAGCCCTCGGCGGCGAGCACGCGTACCGTCGCCGCGTTGACGTCGGGGAAGAACGCCGACTGAACACAACCGGTCAGCATGCCCACCACCGCCCGCCGCGTCCCCCGCGCCGGCACGCGGCGCGGCGGCCGCGGCACGCCGCGCAGCTTCGGCGCCAGACTGTCCAGCGTGGCCAGGGTGGGTGCCAGTCGTTCGAGCAGGCCGGTCCGGCCGATCAGTTTCTGCAGACCCGATCTCTGGTACGCCCACAGCGGCCCCCGCAGCAGCCGGAGCCGCCTCGGGTACGGGAAGAGCGCGAAGATCGCCG is part of the Actinoplanes sp. NBC_00393 genome and harbors:
- a CDS encoding cellulose binding domain-containing protein encodes the protein MHRRRLAALGAASALLVTGAVATATRADAAAGCAVKYTVSSQWPGGFGANVEVTNLGDPVTAWSLVFTFTAGQSISQLWNGSVTQSGSSVTVRNAGWNGSLGSGGKASFGFNGSWTGSNPVPSSFALNGVACTGGVVPSSPAPSSPSPSPSISPSTSPSPSTPPGDGPTKIMALGDSITGSPGCWRALLWQKLPAAEVDFVGTLPGQGCGFAYDGENEGHGGFLVTNVANQNQLVGWLSATDPDVVLMHFGTNDAWSNLSTATILAAYTRLVEQMRASNPNMKIIVAQIIPLEPSTCGDCGQRVVNLNAAIPGWAASLSTAASPITVVDQWTGFNTATDTYDGVHPNDAGNAKIANKWYPAVAAAIS
- a CDS encoding amidohydrolase family protein yields the protein MYQNYFVVDAHTHFWDGSPANQINRYGEGFIKCFYDYHANLSPDEYKWSLEDFERYSEERMIRDLFENGYDDVAILQSTYLTDWYVNGFNTTEQNGALAERHPGRFIVNGRWDPRDGEAGLEKLEQLHERWQLRGVKLYTAEWKGDSKGWKLSDPWAYRYLEKCQELGIRNIHVHKGPTVYPMNRDAFDVADVDDAATAFPSLRFIVEHVGLPRLEDFCWIATQEPNVYGGLAVAMPFIHSRPRYFAQIIGELLYWLDENRILFGSDYAIWQPKWLIEKFVDFQIPEDMQGEYGTLTPTIKKKILGINAARLYDIKVPGEFDVPDEPVDTGPAVGSGPVPETAAR
- a CDS encoding IclR family transcriptional regulator, with protein sequence MSGKGAGLLQSVERAMRVLDHVAAAGGPVAAKDVARALGLTLPTTYHLLTTLVTGGYLVHLAEERAYALGHRVDDLARALHRQIAAPPEVCRVAAVVHRQAHAAAYYAALRNAEMIVAHVDECPEHPRIRTLGVGFHEAPHATAFGKLMLATLEPDDREAVLDRTGTPEITPATVTDRELLHRQLRQVRGTGLAVEVNEFQPELSCMAAPVNDAAGRFVGAVAVSMPTARMRSDRWAVERVVRLGAVRASRAVALDNAARTGRLNG
- a CDS encoding putative quinol monooxygenase is translated as MIFITAKFLIKPEHADDWPRIAGPFTEATRAEPGCLWFDWSRSLDDPREYVLVEAFRDGDAGGAHVGSAHFKQAQQDLPQYLSATPKIVSQSIDQDDWSELGELRVG
- a CDS encoding (Fe-S)-binding protein, giving the protein MADIDATHGTGTPPPDALRAAEQAGRPSGEPAFDGDHPPRAELVSDCVHCGFCLTTCPTYVLWGEEMDSPRGRIHLIGQGLDGEPLSDSMVTHFDRCLGCMACVTACPSGVQYDRLIEDTRAQVERRHERGAKDRALRAAIFALFPYPRRLRLLRGPLWAYQRSGLQKLIGRTGLLERLAPTLATLDSLAPKLRGVPRPPRRVPARGTRRAVVGMLTGCVQSAFFPDVNAATVRVLAAEGCEVLIPPGQGCCGALSVHNGRRAEAQRFARKLIDTFESTGMDYFVVNAAGCGSSLKEYDELLVDDPAYAARAADFTARVRDLAELLVELGPVAKRHPLPVTVAYHDACHLGHAQGVRAQPRALLAGIPELVVRPIAEPEICCGSAGVWNVLNPVPAAELGDRKAQKVLDTGAELLVTANPGCLMQVAAAVRRRGGTIALAHTAQVLDASIRDLGGVGLLRER
- a CDS encoding rhamnogalacturonan lyase family protein, with product MASRGRIARVLAAGALTAAPAGAAPPPPPLTDGKQRETLDRGLISVRSGSGNLVSWRLLATDPATVTFNLYRGTTRIVTGASLTNHLDAGAAAGQAYTVRPVIGGVEQAGTTSGTGQVIGNASADHRNSSGYVLNGPEYLTVLNGQTGAVRATVDYVPPRGTVSSWGDSYGHGDALHVGVHSNNGTKATPSLSGDLLGDWREEVIWPTTDNTRLRIYSTPSTTGLRAITLLHDIQNRTALAWQNTAYNQPPHPSFAIG
- a CDS encoding iron-sulfur cluster assembly protein; this translates as MSPAAAAAWAALGRVRDPELDQPITDLGFVASLRVEPGRIRAELQLPTYFCAPNFAWLMVADAHDELASLGGGRVEVVLLDHFAAEEINAAVTGFDRTGFETDGADPALDDLRATFDRKAHTAAQERLARTLAPLVGERLPEVTLEEAARLAPDATAAVVRRRARLGLSSDSALCDERGARIPADRLPGWLRFARTVRVSVDGNATLCRGLLETRYGLARDGTTPAGTTPSGPARPVTGSAVEPPGAGRLYGLSR